In Helianthus annuus cultivar XRQ/B chromosome 9, HanXRQr2.0-SUNRISE, whole genome shotgun sequence, the following are encoded in one genomic region:
- the LOC110878877 gene encoding salicylate carboxymethyltransferase: MDIAQVLHMNVGDGDYSYSNNSLLQRKVISMTKPIIDDALTNLYSALNFPKTLIMADLGCSSGPNTLLVASELVKSVYKIRQKFGNDESPEIQIYLNDLPQNDFNAIFLSVSKFRKNLTNQMVSNNSSSPCYISGVPGSFYTRLFLRKSLHFVYSSYSLMWLSQVPEMIDINKGNIYMSTTSPPSVIKAYCEQFQKDFSTFLKFRAEEMVSEGRMVLTILGRQSDDPCSKECCYIWDLLASSLKDMVAEGLIEEEKLDSFNIPQYTPSPKEVRNEVEKEGSFMIDRLEVSEVNCDASTGNNLNLSEEEDVQGYNMGKCMRAVAEPLVLSHFGESTIDEVFKRYAENIKSSMSREKTKHINVTVSVIRKG; this comes from the exons ATGGACATCGCTCAGGTGCTTCATATGAATGTTGGTGATGGAGATTATAGCTATTCAAACAATTCTCTTCTACAG AGAAAGGTTATATCAATGACCAAACCTATAATCGATGATGCTTTGACCAATCTCTATTCGGCTTTAAACTTCCCCAAAACCCTAATCATGGCGGATCTTGGATGTTCTTCTGGACCAAACACATTACTAGTGGCATCCGAGCTCGTCAAGTCAGTTTACAAGATCCGACAGAAATTTGGTAACGATGAATCACCCGAAATACAGATCTACTTGAATGATCTTCCACAAAATGATTTCAACGCCATTTTTCTCTCTGTGTCAAAGTTTCGGAAGAACCTTACAAACCAAATGGTGTCCAACAACTCTTCTTCACCGTGTTACATTTCTGGTGTACCTGGATCATTCTATACCAGGCTTTTTCTAAGAAAAAGCCTTCATTTTGTTTACTCTTCCTATAGTCTCATGTGGCTTTCCCAg GTGCCTGAAATGATAGATATAAACAAAGGGAACATATACATGTCAACAACAAGCCCACCTAGCGTAATAAAAGCATACTGTGAgcaatttcaaaaagatttttcaacaTTTCTCAAGTTTCGTGCGGAAGAGATGGTGAGTGAAGGGCGTATGGTTTTGACGATACTAGGGAGACAAAGTGACGATCCTTGTAGCAAAGAATGTTGTTACATATGGGACCTCTTAGCTTCTTCTCTAAAGGATATGGTTGCTGAG GGACTTATAGAAGAAGAGAAACTAGATTCATTCAACATTCCACAGTACACTCCAAGTCCTAAAGAGGTGCGTAATGAAGTTGAGAAAGAAGGTTCATTCATGATTGATCGCCTTGAGGTTTCTGAAGTGAATTGCGATGCAAGCACAGGCAACAATCTCAATTTATCTGAAGAGGAGGATGTGCAAGGATACAATATGGGCAAATGTATGAGGGCTGTTGCAGAGCCTTTGGTCTTGAGCCACTTTGGTGAGTCGACAATTGACGAGGTGTTTAAGAGGTATGCCGAAAATATCAAGAGTAGCATGTCCAGAGAGAAGACCAAGCACATCAATGTCACTGTGTCAGTGATCCGAAAAGGATGA
- the LOC118481784 gene encoding uncharacterized protein LOC118481784 yields MTPMRSSWRKPKNKTEPERKGKAKWETWTPRQEEALAKAFVNCILNKKKGNQQKADEFWKKVLNHYNETVGGSNRTHHQVGSKWMTMQTKINTFNGLFHQADRLRPSGEDDAYVMKQALKDYKSKEKIDFAHIVVWEIVRTNQKWSPLPLLNEESSRSGLKRKSSDSGYYTRGSPNVKISSGFGIPDINEDPSPPPRRQTRKEKKDKGPSSRNEDPRDITHKFEEYKAMKKEIMEIKRIQEEKYLTLADEQREALRQTMFDKDLETYNRPTNNVHPAMLEITLARKREIAKKYGWPCDF; encoded by the exons ATGACTCCGATGAGGAGTTCGTGGCGGAAACCCAAGAATAAGA CCGAAccggaaagaaaaggaaaagcgAAATGGGAAACTTGGACGCCTAGACAAGAAGAGGCATTGGCAAAGGCTTTTGTTAATTGCATTTTGAATAAAAAGAAAGGCAATCAACAAAAGGCGGATGAGTTTTGGAAGAAAGTTCTAAACCACTACAATGAAACGGTCGGAGGAAGTAACCGAACCCACCACCAAGTTGGCTCAAAATGGATGACGATGCAAACAAAAATTAACACATTCAACGGTCTATTTCATCAAGCG gaTCGTTTACGTCCTAGCGGGGAGGACGATGCTTATGTAATGAAGCAAGCGCTAAAGGATTACAAAAGCAAAGAAAAAATTGATTTTGCTCATATTGTGGTTTGGGAGATTGTTAGAACAAATCAAAAGTGGTCGCCGTTACCTTTGTTGAATGAAGAAAGCTCCCGCTCGGGTCTAAAAAGAAAGTCTTCGGATTCGGGATATTATACACGAGGATCACCGAATGTCAAAATCTCGAGCGGATTCGGTATTCCCGACATAAACGAGGATCCTTCACCACCACCAAGACGACAAACGAGAAAGGAGAAAAAGGACAAAGGGCCGTCTTCAAGAAACGAAGATCCAAGAGATATAACACACAAATTCGAAGAGTACAAGGCCATGAAAAAAGAGATAATGGAAATTAAACGTATACAAGAAGAAAAATACTTGACCTTGGCGGATGAGCAACGAGAGGCGTTGCGACAAACAATGTTCGACAAGGACTTGGAGACGTATAATCGGCCTACCAACAATGTTCACCCTGCGATGTTGGAAATCACACTCGCTAGAAAACGTGAGATCGCAAAAAAATATGGATGGCCTtgtgatttttag